The DNA window GCATGCTGTCTGCCCATGATATGTAGACTACAGCGCAAGTTTGTTTACTTCGTCTCTCCTACGGTATAAGGCTGTAATCACACCAAATCAGGCGTTGTGGCAAAAACGCCAGTCCCCCCTTCATTTGAGTGGGGGTAGTGCGTTTAGGCCTTGTGGCGAAAAGTTTAAatagaatcaacttttggagaaacgcaaCCCGACTTCAagctgcggtggccaatcacGTAAGCAGGCGTCCAGtttcagcctgaaatatcactgaaactgGGTGCTATCCAGGTGACGTTCATGGGCCTaactatgatactctcccagttgtgtcctcgcTCGGTTTATTTCGTATATACCCAACTTCGATGTCTGTGTCTGGATTGCAGTCTATGCTGCAAAATAGCAataccaagaagcttcctttggtttgtgttcatttgtttgtttgagagaaagagagagagagagaaagagagagcagcggTGGTCGAGCaagctagagagtgaatgaagagagggatcGTCAGTAGcgagaaagccggtgaatcagagaGATAAATTGttatttgattgattgttttacAGCAgttatgttctaaagcacaaataaacacgcccaCACCACGAATTACCCTGCGCTAATCACCACAACagcctgatttggtctgaattCAGCCTAACAGCACTctggcagcctgccagctgctgtcaatcaaacacagatacCTACATCCTCTCCAGTCGGCTGTGAtgaaaaggagcatttctgatatttccccaaagacctttttaatgataaaaaaactaTACATTActaaaacatgttgacattatttttgactaTAAATTGGGATGACTAAGTTCAGTTGgagttttttaaaatacttcaaTTAAAGTTTGCAAAACAGCCCAAAGGGCTTCTCTTCTCTGATTTTATTCAAACAGGTTACTACTTGATATACAATATAGTACAGTGTGTCTGTATTCAAGTCTGTCAGTAGTTTCAAGCCTTAAGTCAGTTCTGGCTGAGCTAGTATCAATGATTGTGATGGAACTTAAGATAATTAAACATAActattatgattatgatttgCTGTTAGCGCGTTActtcaaataaatgtgtgtgtttgtgtgtgtaaatgtgagagAGATCACTCAGAGCTAGAATGAGGCATATCTGGTGACATCACCAGCTAACTGCATCTGCAGAGATGCACAGCCCCCCTTCTTCAATTGCATGCACTCATATATTCAGTGGTCCAAGCTGTCAATATCATGGCTGATGTGTACTAACTGCAGCATTATAGCTTTCAGCTATAGATTATTGTACTTTCCAGTGCATAAAGTTGTTCATTGTGGCAGTGATAGAGAATTTGTAATGTTAACCAAATGAGAATGTGCTGCATTTGAATAAAAGCCCTTTAACTTTTATCATCAGACCTGTTATACTGTGGAAATTGATATATTTGACTTTATCACACATCGTTACATTATTAGGTGGACCATCTAAATCAGTTGTGTTCATGACTGACTGCTCTGACACACCAAAGAGATAAAAGTCagttggtgtgtgtatgtatgtttctctgcgtgtgtgtgtgagtgtgtgtatgttgaatTGCTCCATCTTGCTTCCTGGAATTAACCAGCGTGCCATCTGTTGAGGAGGCGAGGCAAAAGAGTTGACATTTAAAGAACATACCGCAATAGAGCAGGCGAGACCATGGTGGAAAGTTTTAATTCAATAGTATAGTATACCAGGTTAGGCTAGACTAAACATTTAGGGCTGCAATAATGTACTAACTAATTATCATGATTAAAATTGATCAGTTAGTCTACAGAATTTCAAAAATAATGCTATTTTTGAAACTTCACAATAGCTGTAGCTATTTTTCATAGGCTGAAGACAATGATACGCTTGAGAGGCTTGATTGAGGTCATctggattaaaaaaatctgtgttaaaCTTGAAGCATTGTCAGCAAACTCTGACCAACTCAGTGCATACTAAATATAACATGCTGCTGGCCACATTggtgtgaaaataaaaacaaagattagGATTGGTGTCGCTGGTGTCACTCGGCAGTTTccatttgtctttgtctgttcaAAGATTTTGGTTGTGAGCCTCCCGTCCTTCTGacctctgtttttctctgtgtttcaggGTTTCATCGCAATGAGGATATGAAGGCCATTGATGTGCTTCCCATCCTCAAGGAGAAGGTCGCCTTTCTCTCAGGTCAGATATATACAGTTACAGTGTATATCACTGATATGATATGTTATTGTCACTATACGTAAAAACTGccattcacacttttttttcaatgaagAGGAGTCATAACCAAACCAGACAGTTTGCATAGTTACCCCTCAACCAGTCATTCCAAATTAAATTGTGTCTAGGGGAgacttgaaaataaaatatctcaTGTTTCAAGTGTAGAAATCTATTTCAGAAGTGGTGTTTATAAAGTGTGGAAAGTGGGTTAACTTTTTGAAAGAGCTGATATTGAGCTGATATCAAACTCTTTCCACAAATGCGTGGTGTGAGGTGAAGTCATCAAGATAATTTCGACAAAAGCGGAGGATTCAATCTCTACAATATGCTCAATGAAGGGTCAGCCAATCAAAAAGATCATCTTTAGTTGTTAATTTAAGTACTTCCAAGAGTTCTACATTCATACTCTTGAtcacaataataacaaaatcaaaacagttaCAAGACTTTGTGGCTCTTGCGCTTGAAATACATGATAGTTTCAAATGGGAGCACATAATGTACTTAAATGTCACAACATGGCAGCTGGGTATCATTTTGTTGGAAATTCAAGCTTCTCTTTCCTTGTCCTTTCCTATTTGTTAAATTACTGAAGTGCACTCACTTATTTCTCTGAACTGTTTCTCACTCGTCATGGTGCTGACCTGACCTTTACCTCATTAGTGTTAACTGCATGGGAATTACCATAATTGTAAGTGAGTTTGAGAGAGTGTTTCCCCCTGTTAATTAATAGTCTTGTTGTTTGTTACTGCAGTCTGACTGAAAGGCTATTACTAGTCTTGTCATCATGAGACTAATTTGACCCCTGACTCTTCAATTTGACTCAGTATAGTCATGACTAACTGCAGAAATATTCACAGATGGTACCCATACAAATGGCTGTCATCTCAGAGAACTACTGTGCTCACTTTACATCTTTTTGGGGTAGGATTCTGTAGGTTATATAATCCTACGTGAACTCTGTAGTGTCAGACTAAGCAGTTGAAGGTAAAATAACTTGTCTTTGTCTTCagttaatttgttcatttattctGCTTAATATGATGGTTGAAAGTTCTGTGAGGAGTTCACGTAATTCCTGAGTTTTTGTGTTTCCGGATGCTCAGTCACAGCATTAATGTGTGAAAAGCAGGGAAAAACCCTGGGCAAGTTGCTAGTCCATCACATTGGCGATACAATAACAATGACTTTAACATATgtaggaaaaaatgtttttgacacCACTCTTCTCTCACCTTTAGCTTTGCTACAGCTGTGCTACAGTATATGAGCATTATCTACATGGGACATAGCTGTTGTTTAATGACCTTTTTGTCATCTGATTTCTACCCAAAGGTGGCCGAGACAGACGCGGAGGTCCCGTTCTCACCTTTCCAGCACGGAGCAACCATGATAGAATACGTCCCGAAGACCTGCGCAGGCTCATAGCCTACCTGGCTACTATTCCCAGGTAGGAAATGTACttacaaacatgcacatacagggTTTCAGTGTAGGATTCATACTTTTTCAAACTgtgaacatgcacacaaactcatATGCACTGGCTTATAGACCCTATTCTTGATCCTGGGTTAATTTGAAACAGACTCTTCTTGGTCTCTCATGcagtcacactcacacacttctCATCACTTTCTTTGTGTCAGACTTTCCCACCTTGCTTGGATTTTAAAGGCTGGAGCATAACCTGAGGCTTTGAAGAGCTGGGAGATTCAAAGATTCAAACCCTCCCCCTCTCATTTCCTCCTAGCTCTCTAGAAAAATCCATTACACCTTATGTAGGTTACCACTATTTAGTAAGACTcccttctctcactctcacattGATAATGTCTAGTTAGAGTGGATCACTTCTAATTAAACAAGGTGTCATGTGGATTGccacttcttttttctctttctgtcttaaaaatatgttagtttttctttcctgtcatCTGCGCTCTGTAGTTCTGTGCAGGCTGATGTTGATGTTCAAGTCTAGAAGcacctttcctttccttttcctccaCATTTGACACTTAGCTCCAGGCTGCTCTGTTCGGAGTCAGTTGTGATTAGCCTGGAGGGAAGCTTGCACTCCTCTGTTCTTCTGCTTCTGATCTCCCCTGTGCTGCGGTTTCTAGTGCTTTGCAGGTCTAATGCTTTAAGTCTTTTTCACAGTAGAGTTTGGAGATTTGTCTTGAGGCGAGAGGTGGTCCAGGTCAGTTACTACAAAAATCGGGTCCATGGTTTCTCAGGGTTCCTTGAGGGCATTCTGGGATGTCCGaggcaaaatcaaaaatactcaATATCTGCGTATATATCAGTCAGCGGTAGTCAGTATGATGCATATGTTTATAGAGTGTAGATAGTTTGCAATTCTGTATTAAAGTCCAAGAATAAGCTATAAATCAGATGATGACCCCTGGAACAAAGTCTTTTCACATCTTTTCAGAGATGCataaactcaaactcaaaaaaGGGGCAGATCAAGTCTAAACGATGAAACTGAAGGCTTGCAAGCATTGTGATGTTTTGCTGGTCATTCGTGCGCTTTTGTCTTCTACTTTTATGTAACATTAGTTGGTGTTCAGTTTGGAGTGCAGACTGCTAAGCTGAATAAAACAGtttcatgttaaaaaatatttcatattctTTATCTTGAGACAGTCTGTCCCATACTAATAGAATGTATTAAAACCATATtcacaaatgttatttttagtgctttattatacatattatgtGGTGTAGCAGTAAAAGACAAGTAGCATGCTCTGAATCAGGACGTACTGGTTGCAGCTGCTGTACAAAGACTTCCAGGCCTCCAAAACGCTCATCTCTTTAGGAACTGTGTTAAGAGGGAAGACTAAAAAGAAAACTGTCAGAGGTGGCCAGCCATCCAGTTTGAGTCACTAAGTGTCACTAACTCAGAAGGAGGTTAGCTTCTTCTCCTCAGCTtgatttctctttctcctgtctAAATATTTCTTGTCCTTGTTACATctgcgtctctctctctctctctctctctctctctctctctctctctctctctctctctctctctctctctctccctctcccactctctccttctccctcctctaCACTGTTTTTCTCTACCCATTTGGCCGACCGAACTGTTTTTAGAGAGTGAGGTCAGAGTGAGTTAGAGCAGGAGGGCCTgcgtctgtttctgtctcctaGCTAGACACATTCAGATTAAAGCCTTTAACACTGAGAAACAACCTTTTATGGACTTATACAGCAGCAGGACTCCTGGTAAGCAGCAGTGGAAATTTCAACGCTTGAatgttttaactatttttttcCTCCCCAGATGCTCTGGAGATTTGCATGGGATCTTTAAATCTTTTTGGCATCGTTGCAGTTATAACAGACCCTTTACAAAATTTACAATGAGTTTcctttgtttttagtttgtatAGTGTCTCTATTTTTGTTACATGGGCAGTGACAATGCTGTGACTcaatagtttgacatgtttCTTTTAGCTCATTCAGGTTTGTTCAGTCTCTAATcaatcacatttgattgattttgtacttttgttGTCACATGTTTGTACTCTTCCCTAAGCTGCCCTAGTGGTTTCATGTTAGCAcaagaaaatgatttaaaagtaATATATCTTCTCATGTGTTTGCTCTTTATTGTGGGATCTGACCtctttattcatgttttctgcAGTGAGGAAGTTGCCAGACATGGCTTCACAGTCATTGTGGACATGCGTGGTTCTAAATGGGACAGCATCAAACCTCTGCTGAAGATCCTCCAGGAGTCTTTCCCTTCTTGTATCCACGTTGCCCTCATCATAAAGCCGGACAACTTCTGGCAAAAGCAGAGGACCAACTTCGGCAGCTCCAAGTTTGAATTTGAGGTGGGTGACACTCTATATACTTTAACTACTTCTAATACACAAAACTAATCCTTTTAACATTTCTAGCCTGGGCTTTGTTGTTGTAGATGTTGTACACGAACCATTAGTGTTATAGATTCTTTTGCGTATACAGGTTTATGAATTTTTTATTGTTCTCTACAAGAGATGGAGATATTGGTAGTGTCAttacattaatatattttaaaataaacaattagttgtaattgtaattagtcgttagcttagcatagccaTCGGTCTTAATTTATCAGCTCTAATTGGACTGCTGCTCAGTGACAGTGGCACTGTTCTGTCCCGTGTGGGCATGTGGTGCTGGTATATTTAGTCCTGACCCAGTTACTATGGAAACAGGATATATAGGACgcttgtttttttatgatgtcagatatgtactgtatttgagtAGGACAGAATGATAACCAGGAGGAGTCTCTGGCTGCAAAGTTCTTGCTCCTGTAAGTGTGTGATGTAGCTTGTAGTTTaaaagaaggtaaaaaaaaccctccagtTATTATAGCATCTATACCAGAGAGTACTCAGGCAGACACCAGCTCCATATCTGACcgtttattttgcattttcattgtgtttccCTTGCTCTAGTGAATGTcagcagtttttgttttttcttcctaaGAGTTTATATTCCTCTATTTCCATCTTATTAATGATAACATGAATGCTGCTTAAAATGTCtggaatgttttgtttttggtcaccCCACCTATCTAAACAGTAGACATGTGGAGCCACTGACTCTACACATTCTTTTCATAATCTAGGTTTAACAGTGggaaatattttgacaaattaacatttgatTAGTTTAGAATATGGAGATGATGATGACTGTGATGATAATTAAATTGTGGTGGTCTGTATCCCTGTTATCCTTCCTTTGCCCATTCTTAAtcttttttacttcttttcttTGCCTGCATTCacccctctttctcctcatctaTCTCTTTATTGTCACTTCCAACTTCATTTGTCCCACATACACCCAACCACACCAGACGGTGATGGTCTCCTTAGAGGGTTTATCCAAGATTGTGGACCCATCCCAGCTGACAGCTGACTTTGAGGGTAGCTTAGAGTACAACCACGATGACTGGATTGAGGTTTGgatactttctcttttttgttctatctttttttatttttcagaacaTTATCAGCAAGTGTTGTCTTTTACCTATACTTGGTAAATTAACTGAAATTCAGtagtatttctattttagaAAATGCAGGTCtctttaaacttttatttaaggTGCGGCTGTCATTTGAGACCTTTGCCAGCGATGCAGCGCGGGCACTGGCACGTCTCGAGGAGCTCCAGGACACCTTGTCCCAGCGTGATCTGCCGCGAGACCTGGAGGGGGCTCGGAGGCTCATGGAAGAACATGCAGGGCTGAAGAAAAGGGCCACTAAGGCCTCGGTGGAGGAGCTGGATGTGCAGGGACGAAGGCTGCTACAAAGGCTACAGTCACAAACTACAGGAGGTGGAAATAGCAGTGAAAGCGGATACGGTAACCGCACTGGTGGAGCTAGTGGAGATTCCAACGACCATCATCATGGGTTTCATACGCATGCGGACGCACACAACCTAGTAGCAAAAGTGACGGGGTTGTTGGACAAGCTGCATGGGACTCGCCAAAATCTCCAGCAGCTGTGGCACATGAGGAAGCTGAAGCTGGACCAGTGTTTCCAGCTGCGTCTCTTCGAACAGGACGCAGAGAAGGTCAGAGTGCTATTCTTTTCTATTCCATTCTTTTCTCCATGCTATTCACATGATGATTGAAACCATACAGAGGATAAGGTTAATTGCTTCTTCACTGCCTCCTCATGTTCTTGGCCCTTGGTGCTTTATGTTAATATGTGCCCATGTGCAGTTTATTCTTGATACATACAGGTATTTCAGGCCGCACAGGAGCTAATCTGATGCGTGATCATGCATGCATGCCAGTCTTAGCTGGGTAtttgaaaacattacattattccAGACATTTAAGTCCTCAGATCAACTTTCATCCCCATGTAGGCCAGATTAGTGAGGCTGTGTATGTATATAGTGGTATATAGTGGTAAAAGCTTAATAGATGAGGTGCATTGGTGGACTGGAACTACTGGCCAGTGTTGATTGAAGGTTAATGTACAATATCctgataatatatatatattatgtttttgtctaCCTGTGGATTTATAATTTGAAAAGCTTTTTTAGTCATTTAAGATTAATTTGTGTatgatttttgtgtgtatttaagcCCTACTTTCTATCTTGGTCAAATATTGTCTGAGCTGTGTATTTTGGTGTGGATGGAAACAGAgagtaaatgaatgtgtgtgagtgtgtgcctgtATGTGTCGTCAGTGTTTCAGGAGAGTGTGATGTTGCGTGTCTGGACCTGAGAAATGTAGCTACATGACCTGTGTTGAGCTGGAGGCAAATGCAGAGGCCTGCTATGGAAAGTGTTAGAGttgcaatcacacacaccttttcCATACACCAAACATGTAGAGAGAGGAACAGAAAGAACACACTGCCACATAAATGAAGggtacactacacacacacacacacacacacacagagcttgtTCTTTTGTTCCTGCTTATTACAGAGGAGCTTGAAGATGACTTGCCTCTAGAAGTCAGTGCAGTGATGAAAGGTTTTGGTTAattacaaaaaccaaacaacagGCCCTCTCTTATTCTCACAGCTGAGTGAGAGTGAGCAAACTGAGTAAACACGACATGGAAAGACCCTTTTCATTTGAAGTGCATTCTATAAAACTAACTGCATTTTCTCCCCCTCTTCGGTGAATAGATGTTCGACTGGATCATGCACAACAAGGGGCTTTTTCTCACCAGTTACACAGAGATCGGAGGGAATCACCAGCATGCTGTCGAGCTGCAGACCCAGCACAACCACTTTGCTATGAACTGCATGGTAAGAcgttgtctttgtctctgtcgtgcacacacacatgcacagtaacACACTCACGCAGGAGATGCAGTCACAGACTATTATCATTACTGTCATTCACAGTAACAAGCTAAGGCCTCCCACCCTTGTacaaccaccacacacacaaacatacaccacTTCTTTTTCACAGGCTTTATCCCAAACCATCCTCTCCCTTGGGCTGGGACTCGCTGTAGACTGATATTTTCTGTTCTGCCACTGTCTCTCTCATATTATTCAGCTGTTTTCCACTCTGCCTCAACTCTTCCCCCCCAGTCATCTCTTGTCACAGTGCTGTTCCCATAATTGACCCATATTGCCTCCCTGCCCTTCCCATAGCTgtgtgctgccctctgctgctctgctccacaACCCTCCCTGCCCTCCTGTACCTTACTGTAGTCTGTGGAGCTTTGCTGCTGAATAAGTATAGCTGAGGACATTATACTGTATCAACTCTGCAGTCTTACAGTGCTCTGCTCTACTAGTTCTTATCAAAACCTTTAACCCCTCAGGGTTTTGCCCACTAAAAACATACATCATCATTCCCTGACCCTtccttcctgtttgtttttgtctttcaccTACCAAATATCATGCACTGCACTATTTGCCTTAtgttgtcacattttattttttataacatTTGCATCATAATGCTGTATGATCCCAGTCTGGCAGATATAACTACTTGCAAAACAAATTTGTTTTGAACTGAAATTGGCTTCAGAACTATCATAACTAAAACTTAATAACTACACATGTTCAGCTCGTTGCCTCTAATTTGGACAAAAACAACCCAACCCTTACACAGGAAAATGTGTTAAATCACAGATGCTATTGTTAGTGTGACAAAAGTGTAGCCAAGGGAGAATGGGGCCCATGGTCCAAATCCTCCCACTCACAGTGTCACAAATCACTGGTGTTAAGAACCAAGTGCAATGACTGGTGTCAACATGAGGGCCCAGGGGCAGCTTCAGTGACCACCCAAAGGCAAAGTTGTGTCAACACTGCAGGTTGATATGAACCAATAATTCCTGAGACAATAGTAGTAGAAAAGACAGATGGAGCTGTAGTATAAACTCACACATATAttcacagtatactgtacacacacacacaaacaaacacagtcgGGTACACTCAGTGACCACCGCCCCCTCCACCCATTCTTCCACAGGAAGTAGCGTTTCCCCTTCCTGTTGCCTGCATGGCTGAATGGAAAGACACAATGTCagggtgcgtgtgtgtttatgtgcgttCATGCAGAGATACTGCCTGTGTCgtcttttttctgtgtgtgcgctcaatatatgtgaaaatgtatggGAGActaaaaacaagatgaaacaacACAATTACCTGTACACGTTTGCCAGTTTCCACTGATGTCTAAACACTGGCATCACTGGTTTGTAGCTGCATCAACATTGCTTTCTCAATATTGTATTACTGATTATTGCTATAGGCATGGAAATTCATATAAGCATCATCAACTTTAAGTCAAGATTTAAACCAAATGCTAATGGTGCCTGTTTGCAATTATGTAAGTGATAAAGTGCCATGCATAATACAATAGATGGAGTTATGTTACTATTATGCCCCCTATGGGAGACACTTAACAAATGCAGtttgtgaatgaatgagttTTCTACCTTTGCTATTATAGTATAAATGGGACATGGTTTTATATTGTACCTTTAATTAGAATTGATAGTAACTAATTTAAGTAATAAATCCACATTATtaacaacataaaatatattaaaatgcaaCTAACTACCAACTTCTCCCACtgctaattttaaaaaaatcacaacatcCTGGTATGTGTTGAACTGTCCACACTCATTTTACAGCTCTGGTACATCAAGAAAACCCACAGACAGTTTAGTATGTGTATCTTTCCCTCTAACATTCAAAAGTAGATTTCCTTGGCTttgaaaacactggaaaaaatCTTGCACACTTAGGTAAAGATTGAAAACCATTTATTAGTAAACATCTTCAAACTGCCCTTTATGGAGTTGGACATGAGTGTATATATAGATGAATTGCTAAAAAGCAGGAATATATGGCAGAACATAATATATCACACCTGTACAATAAATAGCACAAAATAAACCCAAAAACATACTGACAAATAATCAACACATTATAACTTGAAGGAAGTATGACCTGAACAAGTGGTCATCCCTTTATATTGTAGATGCATTTCCAGCAAGGCTACTTGTGCATTTCCAGGAGAATGGGACTctgcattttccattttctgagCTCTTGCGACCCAGATGAAAtgattttcctttcatttgCCACTGTTAGTGCAAATAAAGTTGTTAATTAAGATTATGCCATATTATACCCATAACTTTTTAATattgtgtataaataaataaataaataaataaatatacacatgtgtgcacacatagacacacaaatCAGCAAATCCATTCCTTACCTCAAGCACTTCATGATTTAGTATGAACAGGTCCTGGCCAGTTAAACAATCATAGTCTTCTTTGTTGGAAATGTGGTACATTGATCTGGAGAGGTTTCTCAGATTGTCTGTAAAGATGAGTTtagttttacacttttttttcactttgatgGGAATGTTagcttttattaaatgtttgatcAAGGATTTGTGCTGTTTCTTTCATAGTTTtgtcattgtattattattttttgttttttgtgtacttTGTTAAAGAGCAGTCATTCTTAATTTCTAGCTGTCAACATGAATCCTATGTTCATTGACCACTCACCTATTTTCTCAAGTAGTTTGACTACTTTTTCATTCAGTATCTCAGACAATGTGTCATCTGTTAATAAAGAGATGTAAACATTTCTCAATTTGGTCTCAGACAGAGGCCAAGTAGAATACACATTTACAATTTATGCATGCACATATATTTCCAGCTGTCAACATGAATCCTATGTTCATTGACCACTTACTTATTTTCTGAAGTTGTTTGTCTACGTTTCTAATCATTGTCTTATGAGTCTCAGACAATGTGCCATCTGTTATAAAAGAGATGTAAAGTTTCTCAATAAAGGGTTACACTTCAATACAAGACAATGCGAGATTATATATTAATGCAGTGTATATGCAGTACACTTTTTTTCCAGATTTTGTCACATCCTTTTTGCTCCTGGGGAAACGTCTGCTGCATCTTTAAGGTTGTGATTTCATAAAAGATAGTTCAGACTCACTGTAGAAGATCAGACCAAGCAGCCCTCCGAGTAACAGAATACACAGCAACACCAGACACACTGTAGTACACCTGAAGAAAACTAATCAGAAGATAATATAATGTTATTGTAATTTACCATTATGATATGCTagtattttgtt is part of the Siniperca chuatsi isolate FFG_IHB_CAS linkage group LG9, ASM2008510v1, whole genome shotgun sequence genome and encodes:
- the LOC122881535 gene encoding uncharacterized protein LOC122881535 isoform X1, whose amino-acid sequence is MTMEADKSSEHDDTYENGDTLVFDLKGKEDSIVHESGPNSRRQKKGELKNEEVATTRSLQNTPNPNTKRPPIRPLPDRYITMRCPPANANSGRGMKQPLQLVFFRCTTVCLVLLCILLLGGLLGLIFYNGTLSETHKTMIRNVDKQLQKINDTLSEILNEKVVKLLEKIDNLRNLSRSMYHISNKEDYDCLTGQDLFILNHEVLEWQMKGKSFHLGRKSSENGKCRVPFSWKCTSSLAGNASTI
- the LOC122881535 gene encoding uncharacterized protein LOC122881535 isoform X2; this encodes MTMEADKSSEHDDTYENGDTLVFDLKGKEDSIVHESGPNSRRQKKGELKNEEVATTRSLQNTPNPNTKRPPIRPLPDRYITMRCPPANANSGRGMKQPLQLVFFRCTTVCLVLLCILLLGGLLGLIFYNGTLSETHKTMIRNVDKQLQKINNLRNLSRSMYHISNKEDYDCLTGQDLFILNHEVLEWQMKGKSFHLGRKSSENGKCRVPFSWKCTSSLAGNASTI